One genomic region from Quercus robur chromosome 4, dhQueRobu3.1, whole genome shotgun sequence encodes:
- the LOC126724088 gene encoding putative disease resistance protein RGA1, whose protein sequence is MAEGALLDVAKGIIGIAGKLALQEVALIWGVKDEINKLKETVSTISAVLLDAEAKQHDSEEIKLWLKTLKDAMCDADDLLDEISTEALRREVMTRDKKAKEVRIFFSKSNQLAYGVRMGHKVKEMRERLVAIAADRQFHLDERREEIQVRNESRRQTHSLASAEDVIGREEDKKAIIGSLLDPNVKENVSVLPIVGIGGLGKTTVAQLVFNDKELKDHFEPKVWVCVSENFDVKIIVQKILECVKNGKLAKDLEMNTLVNDVHKEINGKRYLIVLDDVWNEEREKWFSLKKILMGGARGSRIVVTTRSQIVAKISQPIQPHVLQGLDKQHAWSLFMKIAFNEGQEPKNASFVNIVEEILKKCAGIPLAIRTIGGLVNSKEFTIEWLSFINKELSKIPQNEDDILPTLKLSYNHLPSHLKQCFAYCSLFPKDLEINKSSLINMWMAQGFITLYDEKQCSKDVGHEYFMDLLWRSFFQEVEKDELGNISKFKIHDLMHDIAIQVTGSESTTIYSKEKDIDEKTRHVSFGDILHSSSDIPISLSKARRIRTFLLPCQPCQPDRGYETMKSNDSISSEIIASFKFIRLLDMHDMGIKTIPSSIKKLKHLRYLDLSWNGGIVILPNSIVKLYNLQTLKLSYCVSLKELPRNINKLVNLRFLEIDGCLELTHMPNGLGQLTNLQTLSKFVMSEGSIDSVPKDSGGLKELTRLNELRGNLSIENLKHGKDAALEYKDANLKEKQRLDKLDLNWVYEDIDETGADYDYMSLEALQPHINLKALSLERYGGVRFPRWFLSLRNLVQFKLDSCNNCQYLPPLDQFPSLKIIYLGGLDCLEHISDSERGNSDSLFYPSLETLDIWNCPNLKGWWRGRRDSLPSFPRLSNLEIFRCPQMTSFPLFPYLERLRLINCKCSLKQSWERMMINNKTSSGNLPSIAYSSSSSTIVAPLSKLSYIEIKNTEEALPEECLQNLISLRTLQLDNCPLPQGIRYLTALQSLEVRYSEVVDLSNDWDEMEWQGLTTLLSLDFCLLPKLVSFPMGLQYLSSLQNLRIWYCRNLIAIPEWISKLISLQNLSIWDRPKLESLPEGFGALNLQTLYIGGCPILWKRCKRQIGEDWHKISHIPNLEVR, encoded by the exons ATGGCGGAAGGAGCTCTGCTCGACGTTGCCAAGGGAATCATCGGGATAGCGGGCAAACTAGCACTCCAAGAGGTTGCGCTCATCTGGGGTGTAAAAGACGAGATCAACAAACTCAAGGAGACAGTTTCCACAATCAGTGCTGTGCTTTTGGATGCAGAGGCGAAGCAACACGACAGTGAAGAGATCAAACTGTGGCTGAAAACGCTTAAGGATGCGATGTGTGATGCAGATGACTTGCTGGATGAAATCTCCACTGAGGCCTTGCGACGGGAAGTGATGACCCGGGACAAGAAGGCCAAAGAGGTACGCATCTTCTTTTCCAAATCTAACCAGCTTGCATATGGTGTTAGAATGGGTCATAAGGTTAAGGAGATGAGGGAGAGGCTAGTTGCTATAGCTGCGGACAGGCAGTTTCACTTGGATGAACGTCGTGAGGAGATACAAGTCAGGAATGAGTCAAGACGGCAGACTCATTCCCTTGCAAGTGCTGAAGATGTTATTGGGAGGGAGGAGGATAAGAAGGCCATCATTGGATCTCTGTTGGATCCCAATGTTAAGGAGAATGTTTCTGTCCTTCCGATAGTTGGTATCGGAGGACTAGGAAAGACCACAGTTGCTCAACTTGTCTTCAATGATAAAGAACTCAAAGACCATTTTGAGCCAAAAGTGTGGGTGTGTGTCTCTGAGAATTTTGATGTGAAAATAATTGTTCAGAAAATCTTGGAGTGTGTAAAAAATGGGAAACTAGCAAAAGACCTTGAAATGAACACGTTAGTCAATGATGTTCATAAAGAAATTAATGGAAAAAGATACTTGATTGTGTTGGATGATGTGTGGAATGAGGAGCGTGAAAAATGGtttagtttgaaaaaaattttgatgggtGGCGCAAGAGGCAGTAGAATAGTTGTGACTACACGTAGTCAAATAGTGGCAAAGATTTCACAGCCTATTCAACCACATGTGTTACAGGGTTTAGATAAACAACATGCTTGGTCTTTATTTATGAAGATAGCGTTCAACGAGGGGCAAGAACCGAAGAATGCAAGTTTTGTAAATATTGTGGAGGAGATTTTGAAGAAATGTGCGGGGATTCCGCTTGCTATAAGAACAATAGGAGGTCTGGTAAATTCTAAAGAATTCACAATAGAGTGGTtatcattcataaacaaagaacTTTCAAAAATACCTCAGAATGAAGATGACATTTTACCAACACTAAAGTTGAGTTACAATCATCTCCCGTCACACTTGAAGCAATGCTTTGCTTACTGTAGTCTATTTCCAAAGGATTTAGAGATTAACAAGTCAAGTTTGATTAATATGTGGATGGCGCAAGGGTTCATCACGTTGTATGACGAAAAACAATGTTCAAAAGATGTTGGTCATGAGTATTTTATGGATTTGCTTTGGAGATCATTCTTTCAAGAAGTTGAAAAAGATGAACTTGGcaatatttcaaaattcaaaatacatgACCTCATGCATGATATAGCAATACAAGTAACGGGATCAGAGAGCACCACTatttattcaaaagagaaagacATTGACGAGAAAACTCGGCATGTGTCATTTGGGGATATATTGCACTCATCATCGGATATTCCAATCTCATTATCCAAAGCAAGAAGGATAAGAACATTTCTTTTGCCATGTCAACCATGTCAACCAGACCGAGGGTATGAAACCATGAAATCAAATGATTCAATTTCTAGTGAAATTATTGCAAGTTTTAAGTTCATACGCTTGTTGGATATGCATGACATGGGGATTAAAACAATTCCAAGTTCTATCAAAAAGTTGAAGCATCTAAGATATCTTGATCTTTCTTGGAATGGAGGTATTGTGATACTTCCTAATTCTATTGTCAAGTTGTACAATTTGCAAACACTTAAACTCTCTTACTGTGTTAGTCTTAAAGAGTTGCCAAGAAATATTAACAAATTAGTCAACCTCAGGTTTCTTGAGATTGATGGGTGTTTGGAGTTGACTCATATGCCCAATGGACTGGGCCAATTGACTAATCTACAAACGTTGTCAAAATTTGTGATGAGTGAGGGTAGCATCGATTCAGTGCCTAAGGATAGCGGTGGATTGAAGGAACTTACCAGGCTAAATGAGCTAAGAGGAAATCTATCAATTGAAAATCTCAAACACGGAAAAGATGCCGCATTAGAGTATAAGGATGcaaatttgaaagagaaacaACGTCTTGATAAGTTGGACTTAAATTGGGTATACGAAGACATTGATGAGACAGGTGCCGATTATGATTACATGTCATTGGAAGCCTTGCAACCACATATAAATCTCAAAGCATTGAGTTTAGAGCGGTACGGGGGAGTGAGATTTCCACGTTGGTTTCTGTCCCTCAGAAATCTTGTCCAATTTAAATTAGATTCATGTAATAACTGCCAATATCTTCCACCGTTGGACCAATTTCCTTCtctcaaaattatttatttgggcGGATTGGATTGTTTAGAGCACATATCAGATTCAGAGAGAGGTAACAGTGATTCTTTATTCTACCCATCTTTGGAGACACTCGATATTTGGAATTGCCCTAATTTAAAGGGATGGTGGCGGGGAAGGAGGGATTCTCTTCCTTCATTTCCTCGTCTTTCCAACTTAGAAATTTTTAGATGCCCTCAGATGACTTCCTTTCCTTTGTTTCCATATCTCGAAAGATTGAGGCTAATTAATTGTAAGTGTAGCTTGAAGCAGTCATGGGAGAGGATGATGATAAACAACAAGACTTCTTCAGGGAATCTACCATCAATtgcttattcttcttcttcttctacaatTGTTGCCCCTCTCTCCAAATTAAGCTACATTGAAATAAAGAACACGGAAGAAGCTTTGCCAGAGGAGTGCCTACAAAATCTCATTTCTCTCCGTACTCTACAGCTAGACAACTGTCCTCTTCCTCAAGGCATTCGATATCTTACGGCACTTCAAAGTCTGGAAGTTAGGTACTCTGAGGTGGTTGATTTATCCAATGATTGGGATGAGATGGAATGGCAAGGACTTACGACCCTTCTCTCTTTGGATTTCTGTTTACTTCCGAAGTTGGTCTCTTTCCCAATGGGGCTTCAATATCTCAGCTCTCTACAAAATCTTAGAATTTGGTATTGTCGTAATTTGATAGCCATACCGGAGTGGATCAGCAAACTTATATCTCTTCAGAATCTTTCAATTTGGGATCGCCCTAAATTGGAATCATTGCCAGAAGGATTCGGTGCCCTGAATTTGCAAACACTATACATTGGAGGATGTCCCATCTTATGGAAAAGATGCAAGAGGCAAATCGGGGAAGATTGGCATAAAATTTCTCACATTCCCAATTTGGAAGTCAG ATGA